A single Anas acuta chromosome 27, bAnaAcu1.1, whole genome shotgun sequence DNA region contains:
- the COX5B gene encoding cytochrome c oxidase subunit 5B, mitochondrial, with product MASRLLRVSAALRLLPAATARAAPVRHLAAPGDLASDQEQATGLERKVLEAMNKGLDPYSMFRPKRYAGTKEDPNLVPSIGDKRIVGCVCEEDNSCVIWFWLHKGEAQRCPSCGAHYKLIPHELPH from the exons ATGGCCTCAAGGTTACTGCGGGTGAGCGCGGCCCTGCGCCTCCtgcccgccgccaccgcccgcGCCGCGCCCGTCCGGCACCTCGCCGCGCCCG GAGACCTCGCCAGCGACCAGGAGCAGGCGACGGGGCTGGAGCGGAAAGTGCTGGAGGCCATGAACAAGGGGCTG gacccctaCAGCATGTTCCGGCCCAAACGCTACGCGGGGACCAAGGAGGACCCCAACCTCGTGCCCTCCATCGGCGACAAGCGCATCGTGGGCTGCGTCT gtGAAGAGGACAACAGCTGCGTCATCTGGTTCTGGCTGCACAAGGGGGAGGCTCAGCGCTGCCCCTCCTGCGGCGCCCACTACAAGCTGATCCCCCACGAGCTGCCCCACTGA